Proteins encoded in a region of the Mucilaginibacter sabulilitoris genome:
- a CDS encoding glycoside hydrolase family 31 protein yields the protein MKTKFIGAIILLFFSARSFAQDFQRTKFGVKANTQSIDIEVQFYSATIVRIIKLPEGGLLKQESLSVIKEPETTALTVNEKNNTVYLKSTALQVALDLKTGRVSFSDAGDNPLFTEKDYGTQFTVVNDAGKISSSVRQAFLLDKDEVIYGLGQQQNGKLNQRGQKVYLRQENMKVGIPFFQSIKGYGVFWDNYSPTTFNDNIQETSFDSEIGNCADYYYMYGKNPDGVVACMRDLTGQTPMMPLWVYGFNQSRERYKTQFELVNVVKKYRELKIPLDGIVQDWQYWGKDDNWNAMGFEATTYPRPQSMVDSVHKLNAHLFIVSWPGFAPKTKQYQEFKAKNMLINFDTWPPGANTRPYDVYNPSARDIYWNYLNKGIFSLGTDAWWLDSTEPDHINVKDDDFNQPTYLGSYRSVENAFPLQHTRGVYEHQRQTSQDKRVILLTRSAFAGQQRYGSNTWSGDVGSNWPTLKRQIPAAVNFSLTGLPYWNGDIGGFFAGSFVKGGGAKNPDFQELYVRWMQFATFTPMMRSHGTDIPREIYQFGKPGDWAFDVQEKFINLRYSLLPYLYSTARNVTHGSGSFIRALSSEFNTDKQGFENNSEYLFGRSFLVAPVTDKGTKSWPVYLPSGATWYDFWTGESIAGGKTVDRTTSLDIIPVYVKAGSIVPWGPKVQYATEKKWDNLQIRIYPGADGDFTLYEDENDNYNYESGKYTEIIFHWNNESSTLTISKKKGGFTGSLSNRKFNIVLVNKMKGTGEKLSKKVDRIVNYKGEAVSVKM from the coding sequence ATGAAGACAAAATTCATAGGAGCTATTATCTTACTTTTTTTTTCCGCACGATCATTTGCCCAGGATTTTCAAAGAACCAAGTTTGGGGTAAAAGCTAACACCCAATCTATAGACATAGAAGTTCAGTTTTACTCCGCAACAATTGTCAGAATTATTAAATTGCCCGAGGGCGGGCTTTTAAAACAGGAAAGCTTATCGGTAATAAAAGAACCTGAAACAACTGCTCTAACTGTCAACGAAAAAAACAATACCGTTTATTTAAAAAGCACAGCTTTGCAGGTTGCATTAGATCTAAAAACTGGCAGGGTTTCTTTTTCAGATGCCGGGGACAATCCATTGTTTACAGAAAAAGATTACGGCACTCAGTTTACGGTAGTGAACGATGCCGGTAAAATTAGCTCTTCGGTAAGGCAGGCCTTTCTGTTAGATAAGGATGAGGTTATTTATGGCTTGGGCCAGCAACAAAATGGTAAACTGAACCAGCGAGGCCAAAAGGTATACCTTCGGCAGGAGAATATGAAGGTGGGTATACCCTTCTTCCAGTCAATTAAAGGCTACGGCGTATTTTGGGACAATTACTCACCGACAACATTTAACGACAATATCCAGGAAACTTCCTTTGATTCGGAGATAGGTAACTGTGCTGATTACTATTACATGTATGGCAAAAACCCTGATGGCGTTGTGGCCTGTATGCGTGATCTGACCGGGCAGACACCAATGATGCCGTTGTGGGTTTATGGTTTTAACCAATCACGAGAGCGTTATAAAACTCAATTTGAGCTCGTTAATGTGGTTAAAAAATATCGTGAATTAAAAATACCGCTTGATGGCATTGTGCAGGACTGGCAATATTGGGGCAAGGATGATAACTGGAATGCAATGGGCTTTGAAGCAACCACTTATCCCCGACCACAAAGTATGGTGGATAGCGTGCATAAATTAAATGCGCATCTTTTTATTGTATCATGGCCGGGTTTTGCCCCTAAAACAAAACAATACCAGGAGTTTAAGGCCAAAAACATGCTCATTAATTTCGACACCTGGCCACCCGGGGCAAATACGCGCCCGTATGATGTTTACAACCCATCTGCAAGGGACATTTACTGGAATTATCTGAATAAAGGTATTTTCTCCCTGGGTACTGACGCATGGTGGCTGGATTCGACCGAACCGGATCATATCAATGTGAAAGATGATGATTTCAATCAGCCTACATACCTGGGCAGTTATCGCAGCGTAGAGAATGCGTTCCCATTACAGCACACCCGCGGAGTATACGAGCACCAACGTCAAACCTCGCAGGATAAGCGTGTGATTTTGTTAACCCGTTCGGCGTTTGCCGGACAACAACGCTATGGTTCTAATACCTGGAGCGGAGATGTTGGCTCAAACTGGCCCACACTTAAAAGACAAATACCCGCGGCTGTGAATTTTTCTTTAACTGGTCTTCCTTATTGGAATGGTGATATAGGAGGCTTCTTCGCCGGCAGTTTTGTAAAGGGCGGCGGTGCTAAGAATCCTGATTTCCAGGAGCTTTATGTACGCTGGATGCAGTTTGCAACTTTTACGCCGATGATGCGTTCGCACGGAACAGATATACCGCGGGAAATATACCAGTTCGGCAAGCCTGGCGACTGGGCCTTTGATGTACAGGAGAAGTTCATCAACCTGCGTTACAGTTTATTACCATATCTGTATTCAACCGCCAGGAATGTAACACACGGCTCAGGGTCCTTCATCAGGGCCTTAAGCTCAGAATTTAATACAGACAAGCAAGGCTTTGAGAACAACAGTGAATATCTGTTTGGCCGCTCCTTCCTGGTAGCTCCGGTTACTGATAAAGGCACTAAAAGCTGGCCCGTTTATTTACCATCGGGTGCTACCTGGTACGACTTCTGGACAGGAGAGTCGATAGCCGGAGGCAAGACGGTAGACCGGACAACGTCTTTAGATATCATTCCGGTATACGTAAAAGCAGGTTCTATTGTACCGTGGGGACCTAAAGTGCAGTATGCTACGGAAAAAAAATGGGATAATCTGCAAATCAGGATTTATCCGGGTGCCGATGGAGATTTTACGCTCTACGAAGATGAGAACGACAATTACAACTACGAAAGCGGGAAATATACGGAGATCATCTTCCATTGGAACAATGAATCCAGCACACTGACGATCTCTAAAAAGAAAGGGGGCTTTACAGGTTCCCTCTCTAACAGAAAGTTTAATATCGTTTTAGTAAACAAAATGAAAGGGACAGGAGAAAAATTATCCAAAAAAGTTGACAGGATCGTTAATTATAAAGGAGAGGCCGTTTCAGTAAAGATGTAG
- a CDS encoding hybrid sensor histidine kinase/response regulator transcription factor — translation MRVLFILLLLLITHGSFAQQFRAYTPIESSNGLSESSVRSINQLPDGRIAVVTVGMVNLYNGTSFQYIHINDEHTYPLIGYIGFHHVYVENENHLWIKTRGKLMLINPGTERYEEHPEKVLASMGIHEPLSDFFMDAGKNLWLITVSGKLLYRASASNKTTTFLSRVMSPAGSSDPIYDVAVTDGNLHVFYRSGLVVVYDVVTKKEISRQNTLEGLTSGAYMNTLYVVQGNHTLYLLRNGKRGVMLVYNDKQRKWEKVIETDYWLNSLATGPGGEVVICCRKGLWTMDNTLKEQRFSPTLHLVDGTLINIEVSNLFFDAQGGLWLGTLNKGLLYFHPDRFRFRNIGKSLFPLQENQELYITSFAEDKAGGLLVGTDQGIFRYSDKEETLTLFAPVLKGVNCKSMLSDQQGNILVCTSEGLFIISGTKISRYAFGNLNSLLKIAEGRYYICTENNGLAEFNIYSGKLTSIPIKNADRDKLSSIRQMVWYQGSLLGISNSGLFTYNTHTNEFKLINYQQNFRMFHHNNHQYNCLLADSRGLLWFGTQDGLNVWDGRKQKLRSFHTEDGLVNNAIQSITEDDQKSIWVSTANGVSRVRVLDSIPERQFNFMNFNHYDGVINNEFAQGASYMTRNGSLLLGGIDGFNKVDLRRIFDARKNLDPIFVDFQVFGQSIKPGDFYNGNKILKRSITTSTAVILNHNQNFLTLAFSALNYINPSQSYYQYFLDGVDDNWHETATTDGIGRATYTNLAPGSYQLKVRAADNSRNWGGKTITLKITILPPWWKTTFMLALYWIAGIGFIYFTILWIVRKSKAKQLKLQQQKLDEMKFSFFTNISHELRTPLTLILSPLEVILEKVGDAPLKSQLTGIYRNAQSLLNLVNQLLKFRRLELNGEILHLNYANADLLTANLCRPFQEIAPGRGISFQRICPQELWLFLDQEKFGMILNNLLSNAFKFTPDGGAITLTIENTLLPDRLTPAISVSVADTGSGIPEVDLPKVFNRFFQGGNQGATNTGSGIGLHLVQEYVQLHHGTIDVKSEPGKGSVFTFSIPLNLEPLLSETIKQEPDISRTTGRISILIAEDNDEFRKFLEEQLIQLYDVILAADGKEAHDLVLKQSPDLIISDIMMPGMSGIGLCSSLKKDIRTSHIPVILLTALTSDESQYEGYQVRADAYVTKPFNINILTVRIRNLIEQQEQRKQLFKTAIVIQPSMVTASEIDQKLIKRALDCVEKKLSDSTYSVEEFSSDMNMERSGLYRKLVSITGQTPSVFIRSVRLKKAAQLLALREISVAEIADRVGFSNPAYFSKCFQEEFDVKPSHYADHHAASNEASQIN, via the coding sequence GTGAGAGTGTTGTTTATCTTGTTATTGTTGTTGATTACCCATGGATCATTTGCGCAACAATTTCGTGCTTATACCCCTATAGAAAGCAGTAACGGACTTTCAGAAAGCAGCGTCAGGAGCATTAATCAATTGCCGGACGGAAGAATAGCGGTGGTTACGGTGGGCATGGTTAACCTGTATAACGGGACATCGTTTCAATATATCCACATAAATGATGAGCACACCTATCCGTTAATAGGCTATATAGGTTTTCATCATGTTTATGTGGAAAATGAAAACCATCTCTGGATCAAGACACGGGGAAAGCTCATGCTGATTAACCCAGGAACAGAACGATATGAAGAGCACCCGGAAAAAGTATTGGCAAGTATGGGCATTCATGAGCCCCTATCGGACTTTTTTATGGATGCCGGAAAAAACTTATGGTTGATAACAGTTTCCGGCAAGCTATTATACCGGGCTTCGGCTTCCAACAAAACCACGACCTTTTTATCAAGAGTAATGTCTCCGGCGGGATCTTCTGACCCCATTTACGATGTCGCCGTGACTGATGGAAATTTACATGTCTTCTATCGTTCGGGATTAGTGGTTGTTTATGATGTAGTTACCAAAAAGGAGATCAGCAGGCAAAATACACTGGAAGGGTTAACGTCCGGTGCTTATATGAACACTTTATACGTGGTTCAGGGCAACCACACCCTTTATCTGTTAAGAAATGGTAAGCGTGGCGTGATGCTGGTTTATAACGATAAACAGCGAAAGTGGGAAAAGGTGATCGAAACTGACTACTGGCTAAACTCTTTGGCTACCGGGCCCGGAGGGGAAGTTGTGATTTGTTGCAGGAAAGGACTTTGGACAATGGATAATACCCTTAAGGAACAAAGATTCAGCCCGACACTTCACCTGGTAGACGGCACGCTTATCAATATAGAGGTCAGCAACTTGTTTTTTGACGCCCAGGGCGGCCTTTGGCTGGGAACGTTGAATAAAGGGTTGCTATATTTTCATCCGGATCGTTTCCGGTTCAGAAATATCGGAAAATCACTCTTTCCTTTGCAGGAAAACCAGGAATTATATATTACCAGCTTTGCAGAAGATAAAGCGGGTGGTCTGTTGGTCGGAACTGACCAGGGAATTTTCCGCTATTCCGATAAGGAGGAAACACTTACCCTTTTTGCACCTGTTTTAAAAGGTGTAAACTGTAAATCCATGTTATCCGATCAACAGGGAAATATCCTGGTTTGTACATCTGAAGGTTTATTTATTATCTCGGGAACAAAGATCAGTCGTTACGCATTTGGCAACCTGAACAGTTTACTGAAGATAGCGGAGGGACGGTATTATATTTGCACCGAAAATAATGGTCTCGCTGAATTTAATATTTATTCGGGTAAACTAACCAGCATCCCCATAAAAAATGCAGATAGGGACAAACTCAGTTCGATTCGCCAGATGGTCTGGTACCAAGGCTCGTTATTAGGAATCTCGAACAGCGGGTTATTTACTTATAATACGCATACCAATGAGTTTAAATTGATTAACTATCAGCAAAACTTCCGCATGTTTCATCATAATAACCATCAATATAATTGTTTGCTGGCCGACAGCCGAGGTTTGTTATGGTTTGGTACGCAGGACGGTTTAAATGTTTGGGATGGAAGGAAACAAAAGTTGCGTAGTTTTCATACTGAAGATGGTCTTGTCAATAACGCGATCCAGTCGATTACCGAAGACGATCAGAAATCGATCTGGGTTTCAACCGCCAATGGAGTATCTCGTGTCAGGGTGCTTGACAGTATTCCTGAAAGACAGTTTAATTTTATGAATTTTAACCATTACGACGGTGTAATAAATAATGAATTTGCACAGGGGGCATCTTATATGACCCGGAACGGATCACTTTTGTTAGGCGGAATCGACGGTTTTAACAAAGTGGATCTGCGGCGGATCTTTGATGCCCGAAAAAACCTTGATCCGATTTTTGTAGACTTCCAGGTGTTTGGGCAATCCATTAAACCAGGAGACTTTTATAATGGAAATAAAATTCTGAAACGTTCAATCACTACCTCCACGGCCGTAATATTAAACCATAATCAAAATTTTCTTACCCTCGCTTTTTCGGCGCTTAATTATATCAACCCCTCTCAGTCTTATTATCAGTATTTTCTGGACGGCGTGGATGACAATTGGCATGAGACGGCGACAACTGATGGAATTGGCAGGGCCACTTACACCAACCTGGCCCCGGGATCATACCAGCTTAAAGTGCGGGCCGCGGACAATAGCAGGAATTGGGGTGGGAAAACAATTACATTAAAGATCACTATTCTTCCTCCGTGGTGGAAAACTACTTTCATGCTGGCGTTATATTGGATAGCCGGGATCGGGTTCATCTACTTTACCATTTTATGGATCGTCAGAAAAAGTAAGGCCAAACAACTTAAACTTCAACAGCAAAAGCTGGATGAGATGAAATTCAGCTTTTTTACCAATATCAGTCATGAACTGAGAACGCCGCTTACCCTGATCCTAAGTCCGCTTGAGGTGATATTAGAAAAAGTCGGAGATGCACCGCTCAAATCCCAGCTTACGGGTATCTACCGGAATGCACAATCATTATTAAACCTGGTTAATCAGCTGCTTAAATTCAGACGACTTGAACTAAACGGAGAAATCCTGCATTTAAACTATGCGAATGCTGACTTGCTAACCGCCAATTTGTGCAGACCTTTTCAGGAGATAGCACCTGGCAGAGGCATTTCCTTTCAAAGGATTTGTCCGCAAGAACTATGGCTGTTTCTTGATCAGGAAAAATTCGGTATGATATTGAATAACCTGTTATCAAACGCGTTCAAGTTCACTCCGGATGGAGGAGCAATAACCCTTACGATTGAAAACACGCTTTTACCTGACCGGCTTACCCCTGCTATATCCGTCAGTGTTGCTGATACAGGTTCAGGTATACCCGAGGTCGATCTTCCAAAAGTTTTTAACCGGTTTTTCCAGGGGGGCAATCAGGGGGCAACAAATACAGGAAGCGGTATAGGACTTCACCTGGTGCAGGAATATGTACAATTGCATCATGGCACTATAGACGTAAAAAGCGAACCTGGAAAAGGGAGTGTGTTTACATTTTCTATCCCGTTAAATCTTGAGCCTCTTTTATCGGAAACGATCAAACAGGAACCCGATATAAGTAGAACTACTGGCAGGATCAGCATTTTAATTGCTGAAGATAATGATGAGTTCCGTAAATTCCTGGAAGAACAGTTAATACAACTATATGATGTCATTCTTGCTGCTGATGGGAAGGAAGCCCATGACCTGGTGCTAAAACAATCGCCAGACTTGATAATCAGCGACATCATGATGCCTGGCATGAGCGGTATAGGGCTATGCAGCAGCTTAAAAAAGGATATCAGGACCTCGCATATACCAGTAATACTATTAACAGCCTTAACTTCCGATGAATCGCAATATGAAGGATACCAGGTAAGGGCGGACGCTTATGTAACCAAGCCGTTCAATATTAATATTCTTACAGTACGGATACGCAATCTGATTGAGCAGCAGGAACAGCGTAAACAGTTGTTTAAGACAGCTATCGTTATTCAACCCTCTATGGTAACTGCTTCCGAAATTGACCAAAAATTAATAAAAAGGGCTTTGGACTGTGTAGAGAAAAAATTGAGCGACTCGACATACTCTGTTGAAGAATTCAGCAGCGATATGAACATGGAAAGATCGGGGCTGTATCGTAAATTGGTTTCCATAACCGGGCAGACACCATCCGTTTTCATTCGCTCTGTAAGACTTAAAAAAGCAGCGCAACTGTTAGCTTTGCGGGAGATATCCGTAGCAGAAATTGCTGATCGCGTAGGTTTTAGCAATCCGGCATACTTCAGCAAATGCTTTCAGGAAGAATTTGATGTTAAACCTTCTCATTATGCAGATCATCACGCGGCCAGTAACGAAGCTTCTCAAATCAACTAA
- a CDS encoding SusC/RagA family TonB-linked outer membrane protein: protein MKTNRLYSKCRLLCAFFLAFLSLCANAQNGNITVKGIVKDNKGIPLPGVSIKVKGTVTGTLTSLEGDYKLNAPANSTLVFTFIGFATKEIPVHNLSVINVTLSDNNQSLSEVVVIGYGAQRKADVTSAVTTVKSTDFVTGPVSDAAELLKGKVAGLSVSSPSGDPNAQSQIMLRGNNSLYGNLGLLYIIDGVPGDLLTVAPEDIAEISVLKDGSSAAIYGVRGSNGVIIITTKRASGNAINQVDYNGNETYSQISREPALLTGDDYRRQIAGGTRQASYDLGSNTDWIKAMSNNFPVSHIHGLTFRGGNNQTNYLASLNYRYNQGIFLKSDHQQITGRVDINHSMLDGKLKFNLGLLQTNFNDHPFNVYDYEQQLKMNPTAPVRMPDGSFYQEPNNFEYQNPVSDIFNTDQPQTSFTSKYNATITFLPIEGLRFSAIGSYTKHGYLNRYFANFENISTIRDNQGGVADIQQGQSVDRYLNFSAEYSKAFGDHRLTLLGGYEYQDNNSFTTEMGNHNFPTDLFGYNAIQQGAALKAGNALMNSGQSLTNLISYIGRLTYNYKDKYLLLASLRVDGASQFYGASKPFGTFPAVQAGWRITKESFMQDQKIFDDLKFRAGYGVTGNPPRQSFLGVGLLGYGNYILYNGQFIQTLAPAQNANPGLRWEEKHETDLGLDYSLLKGLITGTFDVYQRKVTNLLYNFSVPSPPNLYPSTFANAGTMQNKGLEAVININAIRKTNFQWTTSFNFSTNSNKLISLSNDLYKATTPYFTTGNTGDPITTFTNIVQVGHNIGDFYGFKVTGVSPDGKWIYQEPDGTTKQYDQFNHSFNDKQVLGNGIPKYYAGWNNTLHYKDWDFGVTMRGAFGFQILNALRMNYENTSVTNYNRLKSSEDKVFGTAVLNKTVPLEFNSYYVENGNYWKIDNINLGYTWRKLKSKFVHNPRIYLSTLNTFTITKYKGLDPEVDRFGDTNGLAPGMESRDTYPTIRTYTIGLSASF, encoded by the coding sequence ATGAAAACAAACAGACTTTATTCAAAGTGCAGGTTGCTATGTGCCTTTTTCTTAGCATTCCTGTCTCTGTGTGCCAATGCCCAAAACGGTAACATAACCGTAAAGGGGATAGTAAAAGATAACAAAGGTATACCGCTCCCAGGAGTAAGTATCAAGGTAAAAGGAACTGTGACGGGTACCCTGACTTCACTGGAAGGCGATTATAAACTGAACGCCCCCGCTAATTCGACGCTGGTATTTACTTTTATTGGTTTTGCAACCAAAGAAATTCCAGTACACAACCTTAGCGTAATCAACGTCACGCTTTCAGATAACAACCAATCACTGAGTGAGGTGGTTGTTATAGGCTATGGCGCGCAACGAAAAGCTGATGTAACCAGCGCGGTCACGACAGTCAAATCAACGGATTTTGTGACGGGGCCAGTCTCTGATGCCGCTGAATTGCTTAAAGGGAAAGTGGCGGGTCTTTCTGTTTCAAGCCCTTCAGGTGACCCCAATGCCCAATCGCAAATTATGTTACGCGGTAATAATTCGTTGTATGGTAATTTAGGGCTGCTGTATATTATAGATGGGGTTCCGGGTGATTTGTTGACTGTAGCGCCGGAAGATATCGCCGAAATATCGGTATTAAAAGATGGATCATCAGCGGCAATTTACGGGGTACGTGGGTCGAATGGTGTAATCATTATCACAACCAAGCGTGCCAGCGGCAATGCGATCAACCAGGTGGATTACAATGGCAATGAGACTTATAGCCAGATTTCAAGAGAACCAGCCTTACTTACCGGAGATGATTACCGGAGGCAGATTGCTGGAGGTACCAGGCAGGCCTCTTACGACCTTGGAAGCAATACCGACTGGATCAAGGCCATGAGCAATAATTTTCCGGTTTCCCATATTCATGGGCTAACTTTCAGAGGAGGTAATAACCAGACAAATTACCTTGCTTCCCTGAATTATCGTTACAACCAGGGTATTTTCCTGAAAAGTGACCACCAACAGATCACCGGCCGGGTTGATATTAACCATTCCATGCTGGATGGAAAACTAAAATTCAACCTTGGCCTGCTGCAAACTAACTTTAATGACCATCCATTTAATGTTTACGATTATGAGCAGCAACTGAAAATGAACCCTACTGCTCCCGTGAGGATGCCGGATGGAAGTTTTTACCAGGAACCCAACAATTTCGAATACCAGAACCCGGTATCTGACATTTTTAACACCGATCAGCCGCAAACAAGCTTCACCAGCAAATACAACGCTACGATAACTTTTTTACCAATAGAAGGTTTAAGGTTTTCCGCTATCGGTTCCTATACAAAGCACGGTTATCTGAACCGGTATTTCGCCAATTTTGAAAATATTTCAACCATCCGTGATAACCAGGGTGGTGTAGCAGATATTCAGCAGGGGCAGTCTGTAGACAGGTATCTGAATTTTTCGGCTGAATATTCAAAGGCCTTCGGCGACCACCGCCTAACACTATTGGGTGGTTATGAATACCAGGATAACAATTCTTTTACTACCGAAATGGGCAATCATAATTTCCCAACTGACCTATTCGGCTACAATGCCATACAACAGGGGGCCGCGCTAAAAGCAGGTAACGCTTTGATGAATAGCGGGCAGAGTTTAACTAACCTGATCAGCTATATTGGCAGGCTGACTTACAATTACAAGGATAAATACCTGCTACTCGCAAGCCTACGTGTTGATGGAGCAAGCCAATTTTACGGAGCAAGTAAGCCTTTCGGAACATTTCCTGCTGTACAAGCCGGATGGAGGATCACCAAGGAATCATTTATGCAAGATCAAAAAATATTCGACGACTTGAAGTTCCGCGCAGGGTATGGCGTAACAGGCAATCCCCCAAGACAATCTTTTCTGGGTGTCGGTTTACTTGGCTATGGTAATTATATTTTATATAACGGCCAGTTTATACAAACGCTGGCCCCAGCTCAAAATGCTAATCCCGGGCTTCGCTGGGAAGAAAAACATGAAACTGATTTGGGACTGGACTACAGTTTGTTAAAAGGACTGATTACCGGCACCTTTGATGTTTACCAACGTAAAGTAACTAACCTGCTATATAATTTTTCGGTGCCCAGCCCACCTAACCTTTACCCCTCAACGTTCGCCAACGCGGGAACAATGCAAAATAAGGGGCTGGAGGCCGTGATTAATATCAATGCTATACGTAAAACAAATTTTCAATGGACAACCTCCTTTAACTTCTCTACGAATTCCAACAAGTTAATCAGTCTGTCTAATGACCTCTACAAAGCCACAACCCCTTATTTTACCACTGGTAACACCGGCGACCCTATCACCACTTTTACCAATATCGTACAGGTGGGTCACAACATCGGCGATTTTTATGGATTCAAGGTGACGGGCGTATCGCCGGATGGCAAATGGATTTATCAGGAGCCTGACGGTACCACTAAGCAATATGACCAGTTTAACCACAGTTTTAATGACAAGCAGGTATTAGGAAACGGTATTCCCAAATACTACGCTGGGTGGAATAACACGCTCCATTACAAAGATTGGGATTTTGGTGTGACCATGCGCGGTGCTTTTGGTTTTCAGATTCTAAACGCCCTGCGGATGAACTACGAAAACACCTCTGTAACTAATTATAACCGCTTAAAATCATCGGAGGATAAGGTATTTGGTACTGCAGTGCTGAACAAAACCGTACCGCTTGAATTCAACAGTTACTACGTAGAAAATGGTAATTATTGGAAGATCGACAATATCAATCTGGGATATACCTGGCGCAAGCTGAAAAGTAAATTCGTACACAATCCGCGAATTTATCTTTCTACCCTGAACACCTTCACCATTACCAAATATAAAGGCCTTGATCCTGAAGTTGACCGTTTCGGAGATACGAACGGGCTTGCTCCAGGCATGGAATCCCGTGACACCTACCCAACGATCAGGACATATACCATCGGGCTTTCAGCCAGTTTTTAA
- a CDS encoding RagB/SusD family nutrient uptake outer membrane protein → MKIEMKKICFIISGIIFLFGSFSCTKLATKNYSQIVSSEFTPGSADVAALVGAPYTSWRTLELGRSSNAIWRTNEISADEEVIPQRPNGWVDGGIYRRMHTHKWTADEDNSYQIWTNAYAGITGCNRVLYQIDAGLIPIPTSGKAQITAELKVLRASFYYALIDFFGNVPIVTKFDLPAGFVPTQSTRKEVYDFIISELTSNVPLLSTLNDATTYGRFNKWAGEALLAKMYLNAGVYTGTPDYANCITACNTIIASGLYSLESNQANVFLQQNQNSKEILFAIPFDQVFTADGNTAWTLHMETLQPENQATYNFQNSPWGGICAIPQFINTFDPQDSRLTSNWVQGQQYTAAGAPLNGTIGAFKNKPLAYINSLPGVDSSEEVHGFRLGKYQIVAGELVGMSNDFPLLRYADVLMMKAEALLRSGDAATAATLVTQVRQRAFTSNPAKAVVTAAQLSSGSTVYDYGLNNHLTTTHETVSDIQYGRFLDELGWEFAQEGRRRQDLIRFGVFTTKSWLSHSPNGAYRTLLPIPTSALHTNGNLKQNPGY, encoded by the coding sequence ATGAAAATTGAAATGAAAAAGATATGTTTTATAATTAGTGGAATAATATTCCTTTTCGGAAGTTTTTCCTGCACAAAACTGGCAACCAAAAACTATAGCCAGATCGTATCGAGTGAATTTACTCCTGGTTCTGCCGATGTTGCGGCATTAGTAGGGGCTCCGTATACCAGTTGGAGGACCTTGGAATTAGGCAGAAGCTCCAACGCCATATGGCGGACAAATGAAATCTCCGCCGATGAAGAGGTAATCCCACAAAGGCCAAACGGATGGGTAGATGGCGGCATTTACAGGCGTATGCATACCCATAAATGGACGGCAGACGAAGATAACAGCTATCAGATCTGGACTAACGCCTATGCGGGAATCACCGGATGCAACAGGGTATTGTACCAGATAGATGCAGGCCTGATACCGATACCTACATCAGGAAAAGCACAGATTACAGCAGAACTAAAGGTACTGCGCGCGTCTTTTTATTATGCACTGATTGATTTTTTCGGGAACGTGCCTATCGTGACCAAATTTGATCTACCGGCAGGTTTTGTACCAACGCAAAGTACAAGAAAAGAAGTATATGATTTCATCATTTCGGAACTGACGTCTAATGTGCCCTTACTAAGTACGCTGAATGATGCTACTACATACGGGCGTTTCAATAAATGGGCGGGAGAAGCCTTATTAGCCAAAATGTACCTGAATGCCGGTGTTTATACCGGAACCCCGGATTATGCGAATTGTATAACCGCTTGCAACACCATTATAGCATCCGGCCTTTATTCGTTGGAAAGCAATCAGGCTAATGTTTTCCTGCAGCAAAATCAAAATTCGAAGGAGATATTGTTCGCCATACCGTTTGATCAGGTTTTTACTGCAGACGGAAACACGGCATGGACCTTACACATGGAAACGCTTCAACCGGAGAACCAGGCGACCTACAATTTTCAAAACTCGCCATGGGGCGGTATCTGCGCCATTCCACAATTTATCAATACGTTCGACCCACAGGATAGCCGTCTGACAAGTAACTGGGTGCAGGGTCAGCAGTACACAGCAGCTGGGGCACCACTGAACGGGACAATAGGGGCTTTTAAAAACAAACCCTTAGCCTATATCAATTCATTGCCCGGAGTCGATTCCTCTGAAGAAGTACATGGTTTCAGGTTGGGCAAATACCAGATCGTTGCCGGAGAACTGGTGGGTATGAGCAACGATTTCCCCTTGTTGAGATATGCCGACGTACTGATGATGAAAGCAGAAGCTTTGCTAAGGTCGGGAGATGCCGCTACCGCAGCAACACTGGTTACCCAGGTAAGGCAAAGGGCATTTACCAGTAACCCTGCCAAAGCCGTCGTTACAGCCGCGCAACTTTCCTCCGGAAGTACAGTGTATGATTATGGGTTGAACAATCACCTCACAACCACCCATGAAACGGTATCAGATATTCAATATGGCCGCTTTCTGGATGAATTAGGATGGGAATTTGCCCAGGAAGGAAGGCGCAGACAGGATCTGATCAGGTTTGGCGTATTTACGACCAAATCATGGTTGTCGCACTCGCCTAATGGCGCATACCGCACGTTGCTTCCTATACCAACCAGCGCGCTTCATACCAATGGCAATCTGAAACAAAATCCGGGTTATTAA